A segment of the Dethiosulfovibrio peptidovorans genome:
GCCAAGTCCTCATCCATACCGATGGTTTTGGTGGGACACATCACCAAGGAAGGCCGGATCGCTGGCCCTATGCTTCTGGAGCACATGGTGGACACGGTGCTTCTGTTTTCGGGCGAGGATAGCTCGCCCTATCGGGTGCTTCGAGCTACCAAGAACCGTTACGGAGCCGTGGATGAGATGGGGCTTTTCCAAATGGTTTCGACTGGCTTGCTACCTGTGGAAAATCCCAGTGGTCTATACTGGGATCGAGGCGATCAGGCTGTCCCCGGTGTTGCCGTGACCGTTATCATGGAGGGGAGTCGCCCTCTCGTGGCGGAGATCCAGGCCCTGGCGGCGACCACGGCTTTTCCCTATCCGCGGCGGACCGTACGGGGGCTGTCGGTCAACAAGCTTCATCTGCTTTTGGCTGTTCTCCAGAAACGATGTGGGCTGGGATCCTCTGGTTTGGACGTCTACGCCAACGTGGCCGGGGGGCTTGAGCTTCGGGATCCCGGAGCTGATTTGGCTCTTGCGGCGGCTTTGGCGTCGTCGGCCTCGGACCGGGCGCTTCCCTCGGACTGTTGCCTTCTGGGGGAAGTCGGGCTTGTAGGAGAGATACGGCCAGTGGGGCGAACGGCTCAGAGGCTGAAGGAGGCACATCGACTCGGTTTTCAAACCGCAGTAGTCAGCGCCCGTGAGAGGGAATCTTTGCCGAAGGAGATGACGGTGATTCGAGCTCGTTCTTTGGCCGAGGCCCTGTCCCGCTTTGGGCTCGCCTAGCGGTTGTTTCCGTTTGTGGGTATAATCAGCAGGATGTGACTCAAGAGAGCGGAGGAGGAACTGCTAGTGGATTACGATTTTCGATCTATTGAGAGTAAGTGGCAGAAGTATTGGGACGAGCATGAGACGTTTGCTGTGTCTGAGGATCCGTCGATCCCCAGGGAAAAACGGCGATACGTGCTGGATATGTTCCCTTACCCATCAGGGGCGGGACTTCACGTAGGACACCCCGAGGGGTACACTGCGACGGACATCCACTGTCGGTATCTGCGGATGAAAGGCTACGCTGTGCTTCACCCCATGGGTTTCGATTCCTTCGGCCTTCCTGCTGAAAACTACGCCATCAAGACCGGGACTCCTCCTCTGGAAACGACTGAGGACAATATCGAACGGTTCCGTGAACAGATCAAATCCCTGGGCTTCTCCTACGACTGGGGACGAGAGGTCTCCACCCATATGCCCGAGTATTACCGATGGACCCAGTGGATCTTCCTGAAAATGTTCGAGAAAGGTTTGGCATACGAAGCCGAGACCCCCATAAACTGGTGTTCCTCCTGTAAGACGGGGCTTGCCAACGAGGAGGTCAAGGAAGGGCGATGTGAGCGGTGCGGCACGCCAGCGGAGCGAAAAAACCTCCGGCAGTGGATCCTTAAGATCACTGCCTATGCTGACCGCCTCCTTCGAGATATTGACACGGTGGATTGGCCCGAGGCCATCAAGGCCATGCAACGCAACTGGATTGGCCGGAGCACCGGTGCCGATGTCACCTTCCCGGTTGAGGGACAATCCCAGGGCCTGACGGTTTACACCACCAGACCGGATACCCTCTTTGGTGCTACCTACATGGTTTTGGCACCGGAGCATCCTTTGGTGGAGGCCATCACCACCGATAAGCAGCGTCCAGCTGTGGAGGCCTATATCCGTCAGGCTTCGCTCAAATCCGATCTGGAACGAACCGAGCTGAGCAAGGAAAAATCCGGTGTCTTCACCGGTGGGTACGGGATCAATCCGGTAAACGGACAGAGGGTCCCTATCTGGATTTCCGACTATATCCTGATTTCCTACGGTACCGGGGCCATCATGGCCGTTCCTGCCCATGATCAGCGGGACTGGGAGTTTGCTCGGGCCTTCGATTTGCCGGTGATCCCCGTTCTGGATGGTGGTGATGTGACCAAGGAGGCGTTTATTGGCGACGGCCCCCACATCAATTCCCAGTTTTTAGACGGCATGGGCAAGGACGAGGCTATCGCTGCCATGATCGCTTGGCTTGAGGAACGTGGAGCGGGAACATCGGCCGTAAATTACAAGCTTCGCGACTGGGTTTTCTCTCGGCAGAGATATTGGGGTGAGCCCATTCCCTTAGTTCATTGTCCCCAGTGCGGTGTGGTTCCCCTGCCTGAGAATCAGCTGCCTCTTCTGCTTCCAGAGGTGGAAAGCTACGCCCCTACAGGAACGGGGGAATCTCCTCTAGCGGCTATAGACGAATGGGTGAACACCTCCTGCCCTCGGTGTGGTGGTCCCGCCAAGCGTGAGACGAACACCATGCCCCAGTGGGCTGGCTCGTGCTGGTATTATCTTCGGTATCTGGATCCTCACAATGACCGTGCCATGGTCGATCAAGAGAAAGTGGACTACTGGATGCCTGTGGATCTCTACGTAGGAGGGGCAGAACATGCGGTACTCCACCTCCTTTATGCTCGCTTCTGGCATAAAGTTCTTTTCGATATGGGGCTGGTGAACACGGACGAACCCTTCCAGTGTCTGGTGAACCAGGGTATGATCACCTCCTATGCCTATCAAAGGCCCGATACGTCTCTTGTGCCTATGGATGAGGTCTCCGAAGTCGGACCGGACCGGTTCGTCGAGATCGCGACGGGAGCGCCTCTGGAGCGGGTCGTCGCCAAAATGTCCAAATCCCTGAAAAACGTCATCAACCCCGATGAGATCATCCGAGACTATGGCGCCGACTCCATGCGAATGTATGAGATGTTCATGGGGCCCCTGCAGACCTCCAAGCCCTGGTCCACCCAGGGGCTTATCGGTGTTCACCGGTTTTTAGATCGACTGTGGCGTCTTATGGATCGACCTCTGGTCGATGGCGAGCCTCCAGAGAAGCTTCTTCGGCTTCTTCACAAGACTATACGGAAAATCTCCGAGGACACGGAGACCCTGAACTTTAACACGGCCATCGCTCAGATGATGGTCTTTGTGAACGAATGTTTTAAGGAAAAGACACTTTATCGGGCTCTCATGGAGCCCTTCGTCCTCTGCCTCTCTCCCTATGCTCCCCATATGGTCGAGGAGCTGTGGGAACGGATGGGGCACGAGCCCTGTGCCTCTCTGCAGCCCTGGCCTGCCTACAATCCCGATCTGGCCGAGGACCAGGTTATAACCGTACCTGTCCAGATTAACGGCAAGCTTCGGGAAAAGCTCGAAGTAGCGGCAGACATCTCCCGGAAGGATCTGGAACGATTGGCTCTGGAAAACCCGGGTATCGTCAGACGTCTGGACGGAAAAACTCTTGTCAAGGTCATCGTGGTTCCTGGTCGGTTGGTAAACCTGGTGGTTTCCTGAGCCATGCCCCATCTGGTGGTGGTGAGCGCCGCTGAGTCCTCTCAGCGGCGCCTTCTCTTGGATACCCTGAAAAACCATCGGGACCGCGGGTACGAGTTGTTTGGCAGGATTGAGGGAGGTCGGTGGATCGACCTGTTTGCTGACGCCATGACCGGTGGGCTCTTCGCCTCCCGGACTGTCCGGGTGGTAGAGGATGCCGAGTCCATGGGAGCTTTTCCCAGGGAGCTTCTTCCGTCTCTGGAGGGTAATGACGCTGACTCGGTGTTCATATTGGTCTATGGAAAACGCCGCTCCTACCTACCCAGGGAGGTCTTGAGCAGATGTACCGTTCTGGAAGCCGAGACTGTTCCGTTTTGGCCGTCCAAACGAGCCGACTGGCTGCGTCAGAAAGCTCAGAACGCTGGGATCGATCTGAAGGGCGACGGGGCATCTCTGCTGGTTGACTGGGTGGAGGAGCCCGAGGAGCTTCTCTCTACCCTCGATTTTCTAGGCCAGTTCGTTCAGGATGGGCCAGTGGATCGACGGATCGTTGAGATGCTGGTGGTGAACCAGCAGGGTCGGGGAATGCTCAAGTTGTTGGACGGGGTGAGCAGTCGAAGGGCAGGAATCTGTCTTGAGGGCTTGGTAGAGCTCCGTGCCGAGGGTGAGCTCATCCCCACCTTGGCGGCGCTTCACAAGCGCCTTCGGTTTGCTCTGTACATGTCGATCATTCCGTCGGGAGCTGCAAAAGCCTTATCCATGACGGCCTATCAGGCCAGACAGGCTCGGGATGCCGCAGGACGATATGCTCGTCGGGAGCTGGCCGACTTTTTGGCCGGGATCATCGGCCTCTCTCTGGCCGAGCGTACGGGTGACGGTCAGGGCTGGTCGGGTTTGGAACGGCTCGTGCTTCATTCCCTGTGAACATAAAAAAGAGAGGGTGCGCACAAAGGTCGCAGCCTCTCGGTGGATATTCTTGCATATTGTGAGGTGTCAAGGTTCGGCGCTCTTACGCCTGAGGCGTGGTCAGGATCTTGACCTTGGCGGCCAGACGGGACTTACGCCGGGCGGCGGTGTTCTTGTGAATAACTCCCTTGACGACGGCCTTGTCCAGAACCGACTGGGCCATATCAAGCCTCTTGACGGCCAGATCAGTGTCACCGTCGGCGATGGACTGGAGCACCCTTTTCGCGGCGGTCTTGCACCGACTCTTCCAGTAGCGGTTATACAGCCGGTTCTTCTCTGACGTTCGTACCCGTCTTTTTGCGGACTGCTTGTTGGGCATCCTCGACTCACCTCCTCCTCGGTGTAAAATATACA
Coding sequences within it:
- a CDS encoding DNA repair protein RadA; its protein translation is MTKKNDLRYVCSECQYVSLSPLGRCPRCNQWGTVEPEVQIMDSSRSSGISGPSIMVPQAVLDLQAPERLSSGIDELDRVLGGGWVQGGVVLLGGQPGIGKSTLLLQACGALARRGISVLYISGEESASQIALRAARLDSDAHGLELLCHNDVDGALKVVKGHGLVVVDSVQAMKTGDEGGWPGTPSQVRSVAQRCIDQAKSSSIPMVLVGHITKEGRIAGPMLLEHMVDTVLLFSGEDSSPYRVLRATKNRYGAVDEMGLFQMVSTGLLPVENPSGLYWDRGDQAVPGVAVTVIMEGSRPLVAEIQALAATTAFPYPRRTVRGLSVNKLHLLLAVLQKRCGLGSSGLDVYANVAGGLELRDPGADLALAAALASSASDRALPSDCCLLGEVGLVGEIRPVGRTAQRLKEAHRLGFQTAVVSARERESLPKEMTVIRARSLAEALSRFGLA
- a CDS encoding leucine--tRNA ligase is translated as MDYDFRSIESKWQKYWDEHETFAVSEDPSIPREKRRYVLDMFPYPSGAGLHVGHPEGYTATDIHCRYLRMKGYAVLHPMGFDSFGLPAENYAIKTGTPPLETTEDNIERFREQIKSLGFSYDWGREVSTHMPEYYRWTQWIFLKMFEKGLAYEAETPINWCSSCKTGLANEEVKEGRCERCGTPAERKNLRQWILKITAYADRLLRDIDTVDWPEAIKAMQRNWIGRSTGADVTFPVEGQSQGLTVYTTRPDTLFGATYMVLAPEHPLVEAITTDKQRPAVEAYIRQASLKSDLERTELSKEKSGVFTGGYGINPVNGQRVPIWISDYILISYGTGAIMAVPAHDQRDWEFARAFDLPVIPVLDGGDVTKEAFIGDGPHINSQFLDGMGKDEAIAAMIAWLEERGAGTSAVNYKLRDWVFSRQRYWGEPIPLVHCPQCGVVPLPENQLPLLLPEVESYAPTGTGESPLAAIDEWVNTSCPRCGGPAKRETNTMPQWAGSCWYYLRYLDPHNDRAMVDQEKVDYWMPVDLYVGGAEHAVLHLLYARFWHKVLFDMGLVNTDEPFQCLVNQGMITSYAYQRPDTSLVPMDEVSEVGPDRFVEIATGAPLERVVAKMSKSLKNVINPDEIIRDYGADSMRMYEMFMGPLQTSKPWSTQGLIGVHRFLDRLWRLMDRPLVDGEPPEKLLRLLHKTIRKISEDTETLNFNTAIAQMMVFVNECFKEKTLYRALMEPFVLCLSPYAPHMVEELWERMGHEPCASLQPWPAYNPDLAEDQVITVPVQINGKLREKLEVAADISRKDLERLALENPGIVRRLDGKTLVKVIVVPGRLVNLVVS
- a CDS encoding 30S ribosomal protein S20, producing MPNKQSAKRRVRTSEKNRLYNRYWKSRCKTAAKRVLQSIADGDTDLAVKRLDMAQSVLDKAVVKGVIHKNTAARRKSRLAAKVKILTTPQA